Proteins from a genomic interval of Niabella soli DSM 19437:
- a CDS encoding RagB/SusD family nutrient uptake outer membrane protein yields MKYLKTNIQVTAISLLTAGTLLISSCTKQLDQLSQTTLVDQQFWNNSNDLLTGTNYLYSSLPGFETPLEDRYGGLAMDVFNGTLDKISDGTRTVPANDDNNWTNPYKLIRAANNILEKAQTITNDNPALTTYCLAQARFFRALAYYKLVRAYGDVPYLGRTASETDSLIFSARVPREQIMDSIYADLDFAAANSPQADKISGTTAVTGIPGSEYGRITRGGALAFESRVALMAGTWNKFHGGSNAAKHLQKALTAAQTVMTEGKYALYTGDGANSYISQYGYGAETYSQNKEVVMARLYGQSASNNVSSQSFARNPTTDGTCAATRKYVMMALYSDGLPAGKSPLDSNGKETGLLTDYQHRDPRLVLTSFKVGDPYVSINNAVNLTYGNTYYYQQKKYWVKEDFTQGYGFHDYYIIRYAEVLLNYAEATFELNDGKISDADLDATINLLRKRATNNDNTKLPLLTNAFVTANGLDMRTEIRRERTIELAFEGFNYWDQLRWKTAETEMPQAIVERKYFSGLNYGGSTPPKNIDANGYIIMEAAAPVRKFDPNKDYLWPIPSAQIGLSHNNVTQNPGWQ; encoded by the coding sequence ATGAAATACTTGAAAACAAATATACAGGTAACGGCCATTAGCCTGTTGACGGCCGGGACCTTGCTGATCAGCAGTTGTACGAAGCAGTTGGATCAGTTATCGCAAACGACTTTGGTGGATCAGCAGTTCTGGAACAACTCCAATGACCTGCTTACCGGTACTAACTATCTCTATTCCTCCTTGCCCGGCTTTGAAACACCGCTGGAAGACCGGTATGGCGGGCTGGCTATGGATGTATTTAATGGTACGCTTGATAAGATAAGCGATGGCACCCGCACCGTTCCGGCAAATGACGATAACAACTGGACGAATCCTTATAAACTGATAAGGGCGGCCAACAATATTCTTGAAAAGGCACAGACAATTACTAACGATAACCCGGCGCTCACCACTTATTGCCTGGCGCAGGCACGTTTCTTCAGAGCCCTGGCTTATTACAAACTGGTACGTGCCTATGGCGATGTACCTTACCTGGGCCGCACTGCAAGTGAAACCGATTCACTGATCTTTAGTGCCAGGGTTCCGCGCGAGCAAATTATGGATTCTATTTATGCAGACCTGGATTTTGCCGCTGCCAACAGCCCGCAGGCTGATAAGATTTCTGGAACCACAGCGGTTACGGGGATACCCGGAAGCGAATATGGACGCATTACCCGCGGGGGAGCGCTTGCATTTGAATCGCGTGTGGCATTAATGGCCGGGACCTGGAATAAATTTCACGGTGGAAGCAATGCCGCCAAGCATTTGCAAAAAGCCCTTACTGCCGCCCAAACCGTAATGACAGAAGGAAAATATGCTTTGTATACCGGCGATGGCGCTAATAGTTATATCTCCCAATATGGGTATGGAGCAGAGACCTATTCCCAAAATAAGGAAGTAGTAATGGCGCGCCTTTACGGACAAAGTGCCTCAAATAATGTGAGCTCTCAATCCTTTGCGCGCAACCCTACAACCGACGGTACCTGTGCCGCAACGCGTAAATATGTAATGATGGCATTGTATTCTGATGGATTACCTGCCGGAAAATCGCCGCTGGACTCCAATGGGAAAGAAACGGGTCTGCTTACCGATTACCAGCACCGGGACCCAAGGCTGGTGCTGACGTCTTTTAAAGTAGGTGATCCTTATGTAAGTATTAACAATGCCGTCAACCTTACTTATGGTAATACCTATTATTACCAGCAGAAAAAATATTGGGTTAAAGAAGATTTTACACAAGGCTACGGCTTCCATGATTATTATATCATCCGTTATGCAGAAGTGCTGTTAAACTATGCGGAAGCAACCTTTGAGCTGAATGATGGGAAGATATCCGATGCCGATCTGGATGCTACGATCAATTTATTGAGAAAAAGGGCAACCAACAACGATAATACGAAATTACCTCTTTTAACAAACGCGTTCGTTACCGCTAATGGGTTGGATATGCGTACAGAGATCAGAAGAGAACGCACTATTGAGCTGGCCTTTGAAGGATTTAATTATTGGGATCAGCTACGCTGGAAAACAGCGGAAACAGAGATGCCTCAGGCGATTGTGGAAAGGAAATATTTTTCCGGCCTCAATTATGGCGGCTCAACTCCTCCAAAAAATATCGATGCCAATGGTTATATTATAATGGAAGCGGCAGCCCCGGTACGTAAATTTGATCCTAATAAAGATTACTTATGGCCGATACCATCAGCACAAATCGGGTTAAGTCATAATAACGTGACTCAAAACCCGGGTTGGCAGTAA
- a CDS encoding heparinase II/III domain-containing protein: MKKLFWLALFAISTNRVFATPVPRNLLQQQASVQQIKEKLLPPGQWVPYPAYHNRSGWNKMTDGIGGQLIAQGEKQLDYKWQVITATDYLEYERSGSRVIMEQPYNENVNALAQLMIAELAEGKGRFMDQIVNGVWSLCDMQSWALSAHLPVQKTKRNLPDPSEQIIDLVSGDVGSLLSWSVYFFKADWDKINPVIAKRVQLNIRQRILEPYMQRSDYWWQAFEGKPGQLVNNWNPWCNANVLACFLLEEKNQDALAAAVYRTMRSVDQFLNYVKEDGACEEGPSYWGHAAGKLYDYLQLLYDATGGRISIFNKPMVKNMGEYIARSYVGNGWVVNFADAAAKGTADPGLVYRFGKAVNSLEMESFAGALLAGHKEIVSGDRDMFRTLEGLKGYKELQSAPAALPKASFTWYPQTEFCYMRNDNGMFFAGKAGNNNESHNHNDVGSFNLYVNETPFIIDVGVGTYTRQTFSSERYSIWTMQSNYHNLPLINGQPQLFGAQYKVSAVSFDPNKKQFTLDMAGAYGPLAAVKEWKRTYTLSKNALHLEDVFKLNTIKDTTALHFMTWRRPAVTKPGSILIKEGASGLQIQYDPARLDPAIEAIPVKDPRLTKVWGDTVYRLVLRVKKQSLSGSYAIDFIKQ, from the coding sequence ATGAAAAAACTGTTTTGGCTGGCACTTTTTGCGATAAGCACTAATAGGGTGTTCGCAACACCCGTTCCCCGTAACCTGCTGCAACAACAGGCTTCTGTTCAGCAGATCAAAGAAAAATTATTGCCCCCCGGCCAATGGGTGCCTTACCCGGCTTACCACAACCGGAGCGGATGGAATAAGATGACTGACGGGATAGGGGGGCAGTTGATCGCCCAGGGCGAAAAACAACTGGATTATAAATGGCAGGTCATAACCGCTACGGACTACCTGGAGTATGAACGTAGCGGCAGCCGTGTGATCATGGAACAACCATACAACGAAAATGTAAACGCGCTGGCCCAGTTAATGATCGCAGAATTGGCCGAAGGAAAGGGGCGGTTCATGGACCAGATCGTAAACGGCGTGTGGTCGCTTTGCGATATGCAGTCCTGGGCTTTGTCTGCACACCTGCCCGTTCAAAAAACAAAAAGAAATTTACCCGATCCATCAGAGCAGATTATTGACCTGGTGTCGGGTGATGTGGGCTCGCTGCTTTCCTGGTCGGTTTATTTTTTTAAGGCAGACTGGGATAAGATCAATCCTGTAATTGCAAAGAGAGTGCAATTAAATATCCGGCAGCGTATCCTGGAGCCTTATATGCAGCGCAGTGATTATTGGTGGCAGGCATTTGAAGGCAAGCCGGGGCAATTGGTAAACAATTGGAACCCCTGGTGCAATGCCAATGTGCTGGCCTGTTTTTTATTGGAAGAAAAAAACCAGGACGCCCTTGCAGCAGCAGTGTACCGTACCATGCGCAGCGTGGATCAGTTTTTAAATTATGTAAAAGAAGACGGCGCTTGTGAAGAAGGCCCTTCCTATTGGGGGCATGCAGCGGGTAAGCTATATGATTATTTGCAGTTGCTATACGATGCCACTGGCGGTCGTATCAGCATTTTTAATAAGCCCATGGTCAAAAACATGGGTGAATATATTGCGCGCAGCTATGTAGGCAACGGGTGGGTAGTGAATTTTGCGGATGCGGCTGCTAAGGGAACAGCGGATCCGGGCCTGGTGTATCGCTTCGGAAAGGCCGTGAACAGCCTGGAAATGGAATCTTTTGCAGGGGCATTGCTTGCCGGGCATAAAGAAATCGTGTCCGGGGACCGCGATATGTTCCGGACACTCGAAGGATTAAAAGGATATAAAGAACTGCAAAGCGCACCTGCAGCATTGCCAAAGGCTTCCTTTACCTGGTATCCGCAAACTGAGTTTTGCTATATGCGCAATGACAACGGGATGTTCTTCGCCGGCAAGGCGGGTAACAATAATGAAAGCCATAATCATAATGACGTAGGCTCGTTTAACCTGTACGTTAATGAAACGCCTTTTATTATTGATGTTGGTGTAGGAACCTATACCCGGCAAACGTTCAGCAGCGAGCGCTATAGCATCTGGACCATGCAAAGCAATTATCATAACCTGCCGCTGATAAATGGGCAGCCGCAATTATTCGGCGCACAATACAAAGTCTCGGCTGTGTCTTTTGATCCCAATAAAAAACAATTTACCCTGGATATGGCCGGCGCTTATGGCCCGCTGGCTGCCGTTAAAGAATGGAAACGCACTTATACACTTTCTAAAAATGCCTTGCATCTGGAAGATGTTTTTAAATTGAATACTATAAAAGACACCACAGCACTGCATTTTATGACGTGGAGGCGTCCTGCCGTTACTAAACCTGGTAGCATCCTCATCAAAGAAGGCGCATCCGGTTTGCAGATACAATATGATCCCGCCCGGTTGGACCCCGCTATAGAGGCCATCCCCGTAAAAGATCCGCGCCTTACAAAAGTTTGGGGCGACACCGTGTACCGGCTGGTACTGCGGGTGAAAAAGCAATCACTAAGCGGCAGCTATGCAATAGATTTTATCAAACAATAA
- a CDS encoding glycoside hydrolase family 88 protein, producing the protein MKKKLIIFIALVVSLIGDAAYTTDGNKLVDEDFKYAMVQVKRMLQVTDYNSGKFPRTTNKEGKLVTTDMYDWTPGFFPGSLWYLYEYSKDATIKKQALGWTEKLEPLKTFTQHHDLGFMMYCSYGNAYRLTGNPAYKNILVQSARSLSTRFSPVTGAIKSWNRFNSWHGNKTYYYPVIIDNMMNLELLYFASKATGDSSFRHIATTHALTTMNNQVRKDYSHYHVVCYDSVTGKVVGRETAQGYADNSTWSRGQAWGIYGFTMVYRETHDPRFLKTAIGMADFFLNNKRLPKDKVPYWDFNAGQKGYTPGINSYANKVTTLYRDASAAAITASALLELAMYAPAKKKQYISAAATMLQSLSSAAYRAPVGTNGDFLLMHCVGSIPHRSEIDEPLVYADYYFLEALTRYNKLMKTGRVF; encoded by the coding sequence GTGAAAAAGAAGCTCATTATTTTTATAGCGTTGGTCGTTTCGCTGATCGGCGATGCCGCTTATACTACTGACGGCAACAAACTGGTGGACGAGGATTTTAAATACGCAATGGTTCAGGTAAAAAGAATGCTGCAGGTAACGGACTACAACAGCGGTAAATTTCCCCGGACAACCAACAAAGAAGGCAAACTCGTAACTACCGACATGTACGACTGGACCCCGGGCTTTTTTCCCGGAAGCCTTTGGTATTTGTATGAATATTCAAAAGATGCAACAATAAAAAAGCAGGCGCTGGGGTGGACGGAAAAGCTGGAACCGCTGAAGACCTTTACCCAACATCATGACCTTGGGTTTATGATGTATTGCAGTTATGGGAATGCCTATCGCTTAACCGGCAACCCGGCCTATAAAAATATCCTGGTACAGTCGGCCCGGTCATTAAGCACCCGGTTTAGCCCTGTTACCGGCGCCATTAAATCCTGGAACCGGTTTAACTCCTGGCATGGAAATAAAACCTACTATTACCCCGTGATCATCGATAATATGATGAACCTGGAATTATTGTATTTCGCTTCAAAAGCCACTGGCGACAGCAGTTTCAGACATATTGCCACCACCCATGCCCTTACCACAATGAACAACCAGGTGCGTAAGGACTACAGTCATTATCATGTGGTTTGCTATGATTCAGTTACCGGTAAAGTAGTAGGGCGGGAAACCGCACAAGGCTATGCCGATAACTCTACCTGGTCGCGCGGACAGGCCTGGGGTATTTATGGATTTACGATGGTGTACCGGGAAACACATGATCCCCGGTTCCTGAAAACTGCAATAGGGATGGCTGATTTTTTCCTCAATAATAAAAGACTTCCGAAAGATAAAGTGCCTTACTGGGATTTTAATGCAGGGCAAAAAGGGTATACGCCGGGTATAAATTCTTACGCCAATAAAGTGACCACGCTTTACCGGGATGCTTCCGCCGCCGCTATTACAGCATCAGCATTACTGGAATTGGCGATGTATGCCCCGGCGAAGAAAAAACAATACATCAGTGCAGCGGCCACTATGCTGCAATCCTTAAGCAGTGCCGCTTACAGGGCGCCGGTGGGGACCAATGGTGATTTTCTTTTAATGCATTGTGTAGGCAGCATACCCCACCGGTCAGAGATCGATGAACCCCTGGTATATGCCGACTATTATTTCCTGGAAGCATTAACCCGTTATAATAAACTGATGAAAACCGGCAGGGTGTTTTAA
- a CDS encoding DUF2264 domain-containing protein yields the protein MMKKYIFLGCALLALNLPGAFAQKNKKGTIAKPAQAAGLLDRALWVKALYKIAYPVVHNLAQGTLKKNMPLEQGANYNLVVTDVTYLEAVGRTAAGIAPWLELPDDNTEEGLLRAKMRKEFQQGLKNAADPANPDYLNFQKQAQPIVDAAYLAHAFLRAPKALWEPLDSITKQRYIQDFKSLRNRNGAYNNWLVFAGLTEGFLRYIGEDYDPARVDFALNKMKEWYAGDSWYKDGDLFSMDYYNSYVIHPMLTDLVRILLEKRPGKMHVTEADYDLVLRRMVRHSEFLERIIAPDGTYPAFGRSVTYRTAAFQVLGQVALMQKLPSYILPAQVRCGLTAVIENMFEGNQNFDANGWLVLGFNGHQPMIADVYTSTGSLYMATLGFLPLGLPADNPFWTGAPADWTSKKAWSGQPVKKDYKVEY from the coding sequence ATGATGAAAAAATATATTTTCTTAGGATGCGCCTTACTGGCCTTGAATCTTCCGGGGGCCTTTGCGCAGAAAAATAAAAAAGGAACTATCGCAAAGCCTGCACAGGCCGCGGGTTTGCTGGACCGTGCGCTTTGGGTAAAAGCCTTATACAAAATAGCGTATCCCGTGGTGCACAATCTGGCGCAGGGCACGCTCAAAAAGAACATGCCGTTGGAACAGGGGGCAAACTATAACCTGGTGGTAACAGACGTTACCTATTTGGAAGCCGTTGGAAGAACGGCCGCCGGTATTGCTCCCTGGCTGGAATTGCCCGATGATAATACCGAAGAAGGTTTACTGCGCGCCAAAATGCGCAAAGAATTCCAGCAGGGATTAAAAAATGCAGCCGACCCCGCAAATCCCGATTACCTTAATTTTCAAAAGCAGGCACAACCTATTGTAGACGCTGCCTACCTGGCCCACGCGTTTTTAAGAGCGCCGAAAGCATTATGGGAGCCTTTGGATTCCATTACAAAGCAACGCTATATTCAAGACTTTAAATCATTGCGCAACCGCAACGGCGCCTATAATAACTGGCTGGTTTTTGCCGGGTTAACGGAAGGGTTTTTAAGATATATCGGGGAGGATTATGATCCGGCCCGGGTAGATTTTGCGCTGAATAAAATGAAGGAATGGTATGCCGGTGATAGCTGGTATAAAGATGGCGACCTGTTTAGTATGGACTATTATAATTCCTATGTTATTCATCCCATGTTGACGGATCTGGTGCGGATACTGCTGGAAAAACGTCCGGGAAAAATGCACGTAACCGAAGCCGATTATGACCTGGTACTGCGCCGCATGGTGCGCCATTCGGAGTTCCTGGAACGGATCATTGCACCCGACGGAACCTACCCGGCTTTTGGACGTTCCGTCACCTATCGCACGGCTGCTTTCCAGGTGCTGGGGCAGGTAGCATTGATGCAAAAACTGCCCTCCTATATTTTGCCGGCACAGGTACGCTGTGGTTTAACAGCGGTGATAGAGAATATGTTTGAGGGCAACCAGAATTTTGATGCCAATGGATGGTTGGTGCTCGGCTTCAATGGCCATCAGCCCATGATCGCGGATGTTTATACCTCTACCGGAAGTTTGTATATGGCCACGCTTGGCTTTTTACCCTTGGGCCTGCCGGCAGATAATCCTTTCTGGACCGGCGCTCCGGCGGATTGGACCAGCAAGAAGGCCTGGAGCGGCCAGCCGGTGAAGAAAGATTATAAAGTGGAGTATTGA
- a CDS encoding voltage-gated chloride channel family protein — protein MYRLKTDQGKIFKQLVYWTARIIPVSVVTGSLVALFLWLLEWATETRWAHLWIIFLLPVAGVGIYLLYRFFGKDAEAGNNLIMDEIHEPGGGVPIQMTPLVLVSTVVTHLFGGSAGREGTAVQMGGSIAALFSKWYQLAKEERSVLLLCGMAAGFGAVFGTPVTGAIFAMEVLFIGRIKYNALIPCLISSLLAHVVCSAYGIHHTLYSITTRIPAAIVKKGGWELSFDFVLLTKVIVAGIFFGLAGMAFAWLAHTLKKLWKLLIKWDWLIPVAGAVVILSVSYLLGTFDYLGLSVTNPDQQNSIVSAFSYGGVTHWSWLWKLVLTAVTLSAGFKGGEVTPLFFIGAALGNTIAALTGAPADLFAGLGFIAVFAAATNTPVACMIMGVELFGGENILYFAIACFTAYYFSGHSGVYKAQRIDVPKTTIKP, from the coding sequence ATGTATCGTTTAAAAACAGATCAGGGAAAAATTTTTAAGCAATTAGTTTACTGGACCGCTCGCATTATACCGGTGTCCGTGGTTACGGGTTCCCTGGTAGCGCTTTTTTTATGGTTGCTGGAGTGGGCTACGGAAACCCGCTGGGCGCATTTGTGGATCATTTTCCTGCTGCCCGTAGCAGGAGTAGGCATTTATCTGCTCTATCGTTTTTTTGGCAAAGATGCTGAAGCCGGTAATAACCTTATAATGGACGAGATTCATGAACCGGGCGGGGGCGTGCCTATACAGATGACACCGCTGGTGCTTGTCAGCACTGTTGTAACCCATTTATTCGGTGGCTCGGCGGGAAGGGAGGGGACCGCAGTGCAAATGGGGGGAAGTATTGCCGCACTTTTTTCAAAATGGTACCAGTTGGCAAAAGAAGAACGTAGTGTATTGTTACTATGTGGTATGGCCGCCGGTTTTGGAGCAGTGTTTGGAACACCCGTTACCGGAGCCATTTTTGCCATGGAAGTACTGTTTATCGGGCGCATCAAATACAATGCGCTCATCCCTTGTCTGATCTCCAGTTTATTGGCTCATGTGGTTTGCAGCGCATACGGCATACACCATACACTCTATTCGATAACTACACGAATACCTGCCGCAATTGTAAAAAAAGGAGGCTGGGAACTGTCGTTCGATTTTGTGCTGTTGACCAAAGTGATCGTCGCCGGCATCTTTTTTGGATTGGCGGGAATGGCCTTTGCCTGGCTGGCGCATACGCTGAAAAAATTATGGAAGCTATTGATAAAATGGGATTGGCTGATACCCGTGGCAGGTGCGGTTGTTATACTCAGCGTAAGTTATTTGCTGGGAACCTTTGACTACCTGGGATTGAGCGTTACTAACCCGGATCAGCAGAATAGTATTGTTAGTGCTTTTAGCTACGGTGGTGTAACGCACTGGAGCTGGTTATGGAAGTTAGTATTAACGGCGGTTACCCTGAGCGCAGGCTTCAAAGGGGGAGAAGTAACCCCCTTGTTCTTTATCGGCGCGGCGTTGGGGAATACGATTGCTGCACTTACCGGGGCGCCAGCAGATCTTTTTGCGGGGTTGGGCTTTATTGCTGTTTTTGCTGCTGCCACGAATACACCGGTTGCCTGTATGATCATGGGAGTAGAGCTTTTTGGTGGCGAAAATATTTTATACTTCGCTATTGCGTGTTTTACTGCTTATTATTTTAGCGGCCACTCGGGCGTCTATAAAGCGCAGCGAATTGATGTGCCGAAAACAACCATTAAGCCTTAA
- a CDS encoding isocitrate dehydrogenase (NADP(+)): MAQKIKVANPVVELDGDEMTRIIWKFIKDKLILPYIDVDIKYFDLGVEHRDATNDQVTIDAANAIKEHGVGIKCATITPDEARVKEFSLKQMWKSPNGTIRNILDGTVFREPIVISNIPRLVTNWTAPIIVGRHAFGDQYRATDTVIKGKGKLTLTFTPEDGSAPQTFDVYDFKGDGVAMAMYNTDESIKGFARSCFNMALSKKWPLYLSTKNTILKKYDGRFKDIFQEIYDNEFKAAFENAGITYEHRLIDDMVASALKWHGNFVWACKNYDGDVQSDTVAQGFGSLGLMTSVLITPDGKTLEAEAAHGTVTRHYRAHQQGKPTSTNPIASIFAWTRGLAFRGKLDGNQPLIDFADKLEQVCIETVEEGKMTKDLAVCIHGNKVEHGKDYLYTEEFLEAIDENLQKKLS, translated from the coding sequence ATGGCTCAAAAAATTAAAGTTGCCAACCCTGTAGTAGAACTCGATGGTGATGAAATGACGCGAATTATATGGAAATTCATTAAGGACAAGCTGATCCTTCCCTATATTGATGTCGATATTAAGTATTTTGATTTGGGTGTGGAGCACCGGGATGCTACGAATGACCAGGTTACGATTGATGCAGCCAATGCGATCAAGGAGCACGGCGTGGGGATCAAATGTGCCACGATTACCCCTGATGAAGCGCGAGTAAAGGAATTTAGCCTGAAACAAATGTGGAAAAGCCCTAATGGAACCATCCGGAACATTCTTGATGGCACCGTGTTTCGCGAGCCGATCGTGATCAGCAATATTCCCCGCCTGGTAACCAACTGGACGGCTCCTATTATTGTTGGCCGTCATGCCTTTGGCGATCAGTACCGCGCTACCGACACCGTAATAAAAGGGAAAGGTAAACTGACGCTGACCTTTACTCCTGAAGACGGCAGCGCTCCCCAGACTTTTGACGTATACGATTTTAAAGGCGATGGTGTAGCCATGGCCATGTACAATACCGACGAGAGCATTAAGGGCTTTGCCAGAAGCTGTTTTAATATGGCACTAAGCAAAAAATGGCCCCTGTATCTTTCTACAAAAAACACCATCCTTAAAAAATATGATGGCCGTTTTAAAGACATCTTCCAGGAAATCTATGATAATGAGTTCAAAGCGGCATTTGAAAATGCGGGCATCACTTATGAGCATCGCCTGATCGATGACATGGTAGCCAGTGCCTTAAAATGGCATGGTAACTTTGTCTGGGCCTGCAAAAACTATGATGGCGATGTGCAGAGCGATACCGTTGCACAGGGCTTCGGATCACTGGGTTTAATGACCTCTGTGCTGATAACGCCCGATGGTAAAACACTGGAAGCAGAAGCGGCGCATGGTACCGTTACCCGTCACTACCGGGCGCACCAGCAGGGCAAACCCACCAGCACCAACCCCATTGCCAGCATTTTTGCCTGGACGAGAGGTTTGGCCTTCCGCGGTAAACTGGACGGCAACCAGCCTTTAATTGATTTTGCCGACAAACTGGAACAAGTTTGTATCGAAACCGTTGAAGAAGGTAAAATGACCAAGGATCTTGCCGTTTGTATCCATGGCAATAAAGTAGAACACGGAAAAGATTATTTATATACGGAAGAGTTTTTGGAAGCGATTGATGAAAACCTTCAGAAGAAATTGAGTTAA
- a CDS encoding Crp/Fnr family transcriptional regulator, with protein sequence MNTSLIDIEDLILFLRQFVAISNEEVKNIILPACEIREFNKRDIVTNAGEVENYMNFIKKGTLRKYYVQEKEEIIAQLSIEGHLISCQESFYTRTPSEYFIDAVESATLISLHYDALEQIFASSHNLERMGRLVTQYTMVLKDKWQFSLIRYTPRERFLNFVEKHPEILQRVPQKYLASYLNIKPETFSRFKHLTRKKS encoded by the coding sequence ATGAATACCAGCTTGATTGACATCGAAGACCTGATACTGTTTTTAAGGCAGTTTGTTGCTATTTCGAATGAGGAGGTGAAGAACATTATTTTGCCGGCCTGCGAGATACGGGAATTTAATAAGCGAGATATCGTTACCAATGCAGGGGAGGTGGAGAACTATATGAACTTTATAAAAAAGGGAACGCTTCGCAAATATTATGTACAGGAAAAAGAAGAGATCATTGCACAGCTTTCTATTGAAGGGCACCTGATTTCCTGCCAAGAATCCTTTTACACAAGAACTCCATCCGAATACTTTATAGATGCAGTGGAGTCCGCAACGCTGATCAGCCTGCACTATGATGCGTTGGAGCAGATCTTTGCTTCCAGCCATAACCTGGAGCGCATGGGCCGGTTGGTGACCCAATACACGATGGTATTAAAAGATAAATGGCAATTTAGTTTGATCCGGTACACGCCCCGCGAGCGCTTTCTGAATTTTGTAGAAAAGCACCCGGAAATCCTGCAGCGGGTTCCCCAAAAATACCTAGCTTCTTACCTTAACATAAAGCCCGAAACCTTTAGCCGGTTCAAGCATCTTACCCGGAAAAAAAGTTGA
- a CDS encoding septal ring lytic transglycosylase RlpA family protein, which translates to MKRVIILVAAVVISLTSFSQTNTAGASAKASFYSKSFNGRKTATGDTYFDHLMTAASNIYKLGTRLLVVNKHTGKQVEVVVNDRMAPHMKGRVDLSRSAFQKIASLDKGVVPVKVYVLSGKTPDPDDDDNSL; encoded by the coding sequence ATGAAGAGAGTAATAATCCTGGTGGCCGCAGTTGTCATTTCTTTGACAAGTTTTTCACAAACCAATACTGCAGGGGCCAGCGCTAAAGCAAGTTTTTACAGTAAAAGCTTTAACGGGCGTAAAACGGCTACAGGCGATACTTATTTTGATCATCTCATGACCGCAGCTTCTAATATTTATAAATTAGGAACAAGGCTGCTGGTAGTGAACAAGCACACCGGTAAACAAGTAGAGGTGGTGGTAAATGACCGGATGGCGCCTCATATGAAGGGACGTGTGGATTTGAGCCGGTCGGCTTTCCAGAAAATAGCTTCGCTTGATAAGGGGGTTGTTCCGGTGAAAGTATACGTGCTGAGTGGAAAGACTCCTGATCCGGATGATGACGACAACAGCCTGTAA